In the Styela clava chromosome 8, kaStyClav1.hap1.2, whole genome shotgun sequence genome, one interval contains:
- the LOC120345531 gene encoding m7GpppN-mRNA hydrolase-like — MMDNRKRAPVIVISNDVLDDLCSRFLLNIPGPEKDDMVRLCFQIELAHWFYLDFYRTENQDLPDCRVRDFAKIIFENYPFLLKPTGANIDEVIDRWREYKRSVPTYGAVILDETMDHVLLVQGFVVKSSWGFPKGKVNKNEKAEDCAAREVLEETGFNIKPYMNTTEYVEQRFNEQLTRLYYVVGVPCMTKFSPKTRGEIKSVEWFNMDDLPCHKKDMTPKQNLSMAPNNFFMVIPFVAKIRKWIAGQRNRFQKTQKSSKPSTPVKKIHHSGSNHKLEGLSKAQFEHLSSTNPLPVVNKKEDSLREAERQRQYFAQENNLQLEKILRIKSGKSSPQPQKIQPRNRSNSPHHKLSSPVGYSYVSNRGRGRILYSEAMPECWKNFQFDLASLQKVIDEFTP; from the coding sequence ATGATGGATAACAGAAAACGTGCTCCTGTAATAGTGATTTCAAATGATGTTCTGGATGATCTATGCAGccgatttttattgaatattccaGGACCTGAGAAAGATGATATGGTTCGTCTctgttttcaaattgaattggCCCATTGGTTTTATTTGGATTTTTATCGAACAGAAAATCAGGATTTACCTGACTGTCGTGTACGAGATTTtgcgaaaattatttttgaaaactatCCATTCCTGCTCAAACCGACTGGTGCTAATATTGATGAGGTAATAGATCGTTGGAGAGAATACAAACGTAGTGTTCCAACTTATGGTGCAGTTATCCTGGACGAAACTATGGACCATGTTTTACTTGTTCAAGGTTTTGTTGTTAAATCTAGCTGGGGATTTCCAAAAgggaaagtaaataaaaatgaaaaggcGGAAGATTGTGCTGCTCGTGAAGTTCTAGAAGAAACAGGATTTAACATAAAACCATACATGAACACAACAGAATATGTTGAACAGAGATTCAACGAACAACTCACAAGGTTGTATTATGTGGTTGGTGTGCCCTGCATGACAAAATTTTCTCCTAAAACACGAGGGGAAATTAAAAGTGTAGAGTGGTTTAATATGGATGACTTGCCATGCCATAAAAAAGACATGACCCCCAAACAAAATTTATCTATGGcaccaaataatttttttatggtgaTACCTTTTGTTGCAAAGATACGAAAATGGATTGCAGGACAGAGAAATCGCTTTCAGAAGACCCAGAAATCTTCGAAACCATCAACACCAGTGAAAAAAATCCATCATTCAGGTAGCAATCATAAACTTGAAGGTCTCAGCAAAGCTCAGTTTGAGCATCTATCAAGCACAAATCCTCTACCAGTTGTGAATAAGAAAGAAGATTCTTTAAGAGAAGCTGAAAGACAAAGACAATATTTTGCACAAGAAAACAACCTACAATTAGAAAAAATTCTACGAATTAAATCTGGAAAAAGTTCTCCTCAACCACAAAAAATTCAACCAAGAAACAGGTCTAATTCTCCTCATCATAAGTTGTCTTCGCCTGTGGGATATAGCTATGTCTCGAATCGTGGCCGAGGACGAATTTTATACAGTGAGGCCATGCCCGAATGTTGGAAAAACTTTCAGTTTGATTTAGCCTCGTTGCAGAAGGTCATTGATGAGTTTACACCGTAG